CAGCCATTACACTAACATGTGGCGTGGATGTTAGCAGATGGTCCAAGTTATCTGGACCAATCACGTTGCCTATCCCACAAACATGGCGTTCTCACACGCAATGACTGATGCAGACTgctgattagaaaaaaagaaaaaaagaagaggctgcAAGCGCAGCGCAAGGTGAATAGATGTTATGGgggcacagagagagggagagaaggagagagactaAGGAGGGTAGACAAGTGGAATGACTTATTCAGGGGGGAAGTGGGCAGCAAGAAACATGAAATTAGCACAAATAGATTATCTGTCCACTACAGGCAGGGCTAAGAGCAAGCCAAGCACTATGGTGGGAGAGGGAGCGGGGAAAAAAGCAGATTGACTTCTTGTTTGTTCGTCCCTTAGGGGAGAGCCCATAGAGCCATCACTCACCAAACTGCTGATCTGTAGGCTGAAACAGCTGTATCCAAAGCACACATGCACCGAAGTACACAGCAATTAGAATGCACCGATAGCATGACCCCTGCACAGTGGGACAGATGAAGTGTCTAATCTCCTACAGATGGTATATTTTGTGCGCCTCAGATATGAGCTTCCCTTTATCACACTTGTGAATATTATTGATTTGTACTTGCGCCGACTTGATCCAAATACATAAAGAGTATCCCCAGCGTTAATGTAACACGCTGTACTGTATTTGGCACATGCTCACAGATATGCAGTCCTCTTATTGCGGTTAAGCGATGTAATGtgccaaatgaataaataaatacgcATCTGATTGCTACGGATGGATTTCACCTCAGTTTCAGTCGATACTTCAATCAGTTTTAACAGAGGATTCAATACAGTTTGGAGAGCCGATCTCAATCCATACATTGCttcactaatgaaaacattttcctcaatGCAACCTCCAGATTCACAGAAAAGGCAAGCACTTAGTATTACGCCGATTGAGCTTTGCCCTCCTTTAGTATCAAAAACGATGAAAACAAGAGATTAGATTGGAATTTAATTTTCTCACATTGTTCTTTCTTGCCAAAAACCTGGTGAATCCATTTTCCACAATGCAACTTGACAGTCAACAGTTCAGTCGCACAATGGAGGGAATTTACAATGCCAACGACCACAAGACAGcaaatcgtgtagtgtgaactgcacagcgatccgacgactttgaaagtcataaaagaaaagaggtcAACAAGTATCGAGCTTTTTCTCCTGTTCCTCCCCTGtttaacacacaaatgaattttgaaaatgtgaagttatactgtatgtgagctCAAGCATACAGTAGCAGTCCCTGGGACAATTAAAACCAGACCGAGAGTACTATCTCGAGATGTGGGGGTTCATTGTCGGCGTGGGGATGTATAGTGACTGAGCAAGACTTTCTTTCCATGAGGCCAGGGGAAATcaagactagaaaaaaaaagggtctaaTACCCGATTCTCCCTTTAAAGTGAATTACCTATCTACCCTGCAGTCAAAGCGGCTGCGAACCCTTGAGGTTGTTTCTGTTCCTCCCTGATAATGTCCTGCGGCACATATATGCTTTGGAAATTGAATCACaactcctgctgctgtaaaccGAGGAAACAAACTTTCTTTTCCCTatcttctttttgctttaaCCAAACAAGTTGGAAGACTATTCCACGGTATGGGGCTTACATTTGTATTAAGGCACTGACAGAGGCAAACAAGTTTGGAAATAACAGTACAAATAGAAGTCTGTTGCCAGTTTCCGAACTTAAAACTTTGGTCAACAAAAGGTAGATTTTCACAGTTCTTGCTATTATTTGTATTCTTTGTTTTGTGGCATGGAGTGGGACAGAGTCTTCTCGTAGAATTCAAGGCAAGGACCCAGAGATGACTCGACTCTGCACAAGAGAAACAGATCAAGACATGGAATGGGTGACAGAGCtcgaaagagagaaaatgattgcCAGAAAGAGATCCTTTAGTTCCCTGAATCTTCTCCAGCTTTAATTACACTGTATTGatcacagggagggaggaaagaggagggggagcgaaGGAGGATAGACAGTCGGTGAAACTGTAGGTTGCGGTTACTGTACAGCATGGGAAAAAAACGAGGCAGAGCAATTATGCCAAAGTCATACAGGACATAATTATAAAATCTAACCAACTATCCAcgcttttctttctccacaaacCCGTTTAGCACTGCCAGTAAGATGGAACAGGGAGTGTGTCAGATTCATTAAAGTCGGCAGGCACTATGCACTGTTCATCACAAAGCTCCATGCTTGGTTTGATTTGAAATtctttgcattgatttttaCCCCCCAGCGACTCTGGTCCAGACCGCCCTTGTAATCCGGCACAATAGAATGGTCATGCATGACACCTCTGGCTTCCCTGTTACAACTTCAGCTACATGTAACAGATGCAAAGACGGCCACTTCTGCAGAGTTGTGCTCCTTCCCCTtccctcttcatcttttctAGGTTGACCTACTTCGGCAAAGAGCTTATGTTCGTTTCTTTGTTTCTCAAACTGTTGTGGCAAGAACCTCCTACTGTATTTCCCTCCACACCCCCTCTCCGCTCCTGATCCAGGCCAATGACAGCTGAGTCCAGCACAGTGAAATATGCCAGACTCAACCTCAGTGCCCCTGCAAAATCGCTCCCACCGAGTCTCACAGAACTGTATTCTGTGGGTTAAGGAGCTTACGTCTTGTATACGATGCATGGAGAAAGGGACTGAGCAGTGATTTGCCATGGGAGGGGGAAGCGGAGGGTGAAGCCTCTCTGTGTAGAGTGTATCTCATTATGGCTGAACTGTGTGTTACCTTTGGTAAACAGTGGGGAACATTTCTCAGGGGAACGTCACTCTAAACGCAGCGGGCTGGTAAACGACCGCAGCCCGATGGTGGCGCACAGCCATTGCTCAAATCTACAGCCCCACAGGGATGTATGAGTTCGGTCATGATTAGTCAGATAGAATAAATAGTCTGCTCTTATGACAGCCCCCTTCGTTTCAGCGAGTGTTGAATGGATGTCCCATCCAgctcttttgtgttttgagtAAATTCCCTCCAGTTGTTTTTGCTCAATGACCTTCTCAATCAtgagaaaagtcaaaaattcAATTTCTGAGCgagacatttattattatagcACCTTTGTTCGAGGGTACCTGCATTTCAGCAATGTGCGTAAGCCTCTACTCCATTGTAATGGAAAGTCAGCAAATCAGAGGCTCATTAACTAGCTTAAAGGCATTTGACTATAGCTACATATGGTCGCAGTGGCAAACATGTAATTACAGCACAACTGTGTGTTAGCCAGTGTAGCATGAGAATGACAACAACTGAAGTCACATCTTTTTAGATGAGCACCTGATGTTAATCCTCTAATTCAGCTGTGgaaactttgatttattttttccacacaacCAGTGATGTTTCTATTTCCAGTCGTTTTCCCAAGTGACACAACCGCTGCTGTGAGCCACAGCTTGGCATCCCGGCTTCAACACTCTACCCACATCCTCAAATTGTTGTGACTTTCCGCCACTCCGCACTCCTGCACTGCAACCCACTCAtgtgtgaaaagcaaaaaaaaacacaagagtaaTTAAATCTTCATTCCTTCACCCCTCGCAACCATATTCACATCTGTTAAATTGAAAAACCACACAGTGTAAATCAGATCCACTTGAGTGTATGCCCCAGTGACTCTTGTAGTACCGTCAAGGGGCGGAGGGAAGCTTTTGACGGCCTTTCCTCGAACGGCATAATGgcgtcttgtttttttatgttatatgACCCTGTGTGGATTTTATAAATCAAACACTAATTACAACGCGCAGTGACCTGACGGCTGAAATGCTATGTCTAACGTCTTCCACAGGCTAATAGACAGCTGAGTTAATTTGGCGTCAAAAGTGTGCTTCAGCATGCTGTAAGCAGTTTCGTTAATTAGGACACCCTGACAACTGATGAACTCTGCACATCATTATGGATCCGCTGCCTAATTGGAAAGAATGGTAACAGTCAACGAATTTTTCTTCCTCACTATGTGGCAGGACTGTTGCTGCagtaaaacaataagaaaaCCACTGAGGTATAATGTATATGGAGTCATCATTACACCTATGGCTGGACTAATCTGTTAGGGCACCCAAGGGCCAAAAATCTCTTGTTGGGCCCCTAATGACCCCACTTAAGTTGATTGGTGGATATTCGCTGACAAATTTTCCTTTAATCTAATGACAGAAACCAATTGACGAGCACCCTTGGGACATCTGGGGCCCTGGGGCAGTGGGCAGTCCACTCTACCCAGTAGAGAAATTGAATCACAAGACAGATGAATTGAGATCTTACCTGCCCTGCACTTTGATGTCAGAAATGGCGTAGAAGTATCTGGAAAGGTTGTTCTCGTCCACCATCGTAGCTCCCGTCGCAGGCCGGAGGAGGCGAACTCTCAGGTCTGTGATGGTAAAGAAGTCCCTCAGGTTCTTGGTCGTGTCCAGTTGGCCATAAAGCGAGGCCATGTTGTGGAGCCGGGGTCCGGCGAACAGCGCAAAGCGGTCCTTTATCTCAAAGCGCACAGTTTTGTCATACTTCCACACATAACCTCGCGAGTAGTCCTCAGTGCAGATGATGTCCAGCAGGGTGTGCTGGGTCAGGTCCTGCACCGTCTTGGGCTCCATGGTGAAGGCATCCAGGCAGTCAGTGGCATAGAACTGGTAGGGCTGCCAGGTTCGTCCATAATCCAGCGACTTTTCCAGGACCATCTGTTCAGGCCGGCCTGATTCAAAGGTGAGGACGATGTCGTCGGTAAGCTCGATAGTCTTGTTCCAAGATAGCGTGATATTTACCAGGAGGGCCTTTGGATACTTCTTCCAGGATGTGGACTGCCAAAAGGTGGTGGGGTTACGGCCCTCAGTGTCGAACATGAGCTCTGGAGGGTGAGCGAGCTCCTCAGTGGTGGCATCACATTCATTATTACACATGTAAGGGTTCTCCTAcaatagagatagagagagcaaataaacaatagaaggaggaagagcaagTTAGGAAAAGCTTTTAGTTGTGGTGAGCATTAATAACAAACCAAGCCATTTTTCAAAGTTGATTATTAAGTGAACTCAATGCAATAACATAGAATCTCTCAAATACTTCCGTCACATCTACATTTGATTTGTAATTTTAAATTTGCccttgcttaaaaaaaagtcttccgAAAAACCTCTGCCTGATTTACCACAAATCATTACCAGGCGAAGTTCCCTCCTTGCTCCCCGGGGACTCGATCTAGCTGTCAAGGGGAGGAGGCACTGCTCACAAGAGGACCTTTCAAGTGCTACAAGCTCCAATTTATCAGGACAAGATAATCCACTACTTGATTAGGTGTGAGATGTCACCccctgcgtgtgcatgtgtgtgtgtggaagtggcAGTGAGGAaacagggagaggagcagggccCCCGATGTAAGACGGTCTAATGAAGTGGTGTGAGTACGTTCGAGGGAGAGACAGCTCCATTCGGCTCATGAGCTTTGCAAGTTTTGCCACGCCCTCCAAGGCAACGTGAAATTGAAGCAGGCCACTGTCAGGCCTTCTGACTGTTGGAGGGCCCCATTCTTATCCTGTCTGGACCCATCCCCTACAGGCATCTCCCAGCACTGGACAATGGTGGCTGGGAGGAAGAAGGCAGTGGAAAATTCCACTTGGGGTTTTCGTGTACCATCTCGTGGCGGGAGGTTAGGTGTGCCATTAACTGCAGCATCTGGTGCACTGTGTATCCACAGACAGATGTGTGATATCTCGTATGCGACAGTTATGCCTGCTTAGGGGGAGTGGAGATTctcttaaaaaacacacttggCATGCAGGATGGCCGACAGTGTTTCTGCGGCATGTAGGGAATGTGCATTTATCGAGGGAGACCTCAACCTGTTACTCAGTTACAGTGGAGGGCTCTGCCTAGAGCATGGGCTTCTTCTTGTCCCATTAATTATTGTTAATTTTACTGTATCATGCTAACTGAACACATTCAGATGCTTGTGTCATATTTGCTTCATTCTCCCTGCATAAAGTCCTCAGATCATTATTTGAGTAAAAGTAAGAATACCTGAATGCAAAAATACTCCCTTACAAGTAAAAGTCATTGATCCAAGCATGGCAAGTATCATACAATACGGAAAAATACGTCACCTGTTAATtgttaattcattattattcatcattcataattcattatAAAAGATATTGGATTATTATTACATATCTATACATACGTAAGCACTGTGTTAATATCCAGTCAAGGAAGAGCTCCTTTTGACTTCACTGCTGGGTAGGTTAATCTTTTTTCATTGTCATATTTGCATGCTAAATACTTTTTGTAAAGAAACAATTAACTATATTTATCAGGCAAACGTAGTGGAGTTGAAGAATAGCTGAAAATGGAAattactcaagtaaagtacctCAAAATTGCACCTCAGTATGTTAGTGAAGTAGCAAGTTGTGTTCAAGCACAGCACAAATGTATTCATGCCACCATCAGGCTGCAAACAATACGTCTGGCTTAAAGAGTAAAAGTAGGAGAATAGATTTTTGGGCTTCTTTATGTGAGAAACTCTATCATGTCTGCGGTAAAACCTTTTGTACCTTTGTGTCTAAATCAGGCAGATCCGATGATCAGCTATTActgcaacacgcacacacaaactgctgtccTCTCCAGCACATCTCTGTAATCAGACAAAGATGTATCCCCATCGATCGCTGTGGCCGAGCCACTGAAAATCTGCTGTGTGTAGCACCTGGCAACCTTAGCCAGTTGTCCGGAGCTGCCCCGAACACACAGGTTAAAAAGCTTTCATTACTGTCTCCTCCGCTTCTCGCCTAACGACAAAATACTGCCTTTATGAAGATCAATAACCTCCCAGGTCAGCCCGGCGGAGCGGCAGGAGATGAAATGTTGAGTATACGGCCTCATGAAGCTGAGATTTTCGTGTTTTACTGCGGGGCACTGCTGAGGGCTGATGGCTTGACATACATTAGAATAACTGACAGCACACGGAAAGGCAATTAcaacattattaatattgttcCTATTAATCCAAGTGTGATGGTTGGGGGGAGCAGATTACAGCGCCTGTGCTGAGGTCGCCGGAGCAGATAGGTTGCGCTCAATTTGCCGTGAATCGAGGTGCAGGCGACACACCCAAAACACGCCGGCTTAATCCCATTATCAGCATTGTGACGCAGTGCCATGGAGTGAGAGGGCAAGTGAGGATGTTCATGTGTGCCAGCATGTATGGTGGGATTTCACTAATCATCATGAAGCTGCTCTAAATTCCTTTGGCATTGTCTCCATTATTGTCAAACTGTTCGGTCTAATTTTACCTGCCGGTGAGCAGAATAAAAATCAACAAGGCAGCAACATGGAGGATAATGAATTTGACTAATTCCATTCAGCTGCACTCCACAGACCAGCGCTATTTGTAGTGTTTAGGTTACGGGGGAAGTGTTGTTCCCTTGCTTTGACAACCAAGGCATTTAGTTACAGGTAGAACACATAATTTGACTGAAACAAAACTTCATATCAAGTTTTGAGGCAATTGTACTGTCAGTGTAAATCGAGGCATTACTATGGCTGCAAACAACAGTTCTGAGATCTTTCATTGTGCCTCTGTAACTGCCTCATCCTACCGATCAATGATCGATCAATCAAGCTTCTCTGGGCAGCTTCTTTAGTAAGAAACAGGAGAAGGCTCCTGCACTTTATCGACTATGGAATTCTCTCACTTTTATGATTTATTGCAACACTTGAATATGTGAATAACTACTGTACACCCCAACACTGCATCAATTACTTTTTCCctcacatgttttctttctgtctctctatgtACAAGATGATAAGACGTGTTTCATCTTATCGagtgtttcacaaaaaaaaaaacgatgaataagaaaaaaaagttggaggGCTTTCCTCACAGTTGGgctaaatatactgtacatatacagaAGAAGTGTAGAGGAGATAAATTACTGATGTTATGACTGTGCCTAGTTTTAAAATAAGATATGACCGTGGCGCCTGACAGCCTTGGCCCGATCACACCGTAACCACTGATGGAGGATGAGACTTGGGGGAACATAAATTTCCAATCGCTGACAAGCGGTGCAGATAGATGGGCCCCCACCAATCAAACCAGTCAGTTTGTGTGACAGATGTCTTGGACTTGTAACCCAGATAGTAAACGGAACCACCCTCCATCTTTTCACCTTTCTACCTTTCCCTCCCCTCTTGATCCTAAAacgtttcatttcaaaagtggTAAGAAGAGAGAAATTGTTGAAAACATGTGATTTGATACCTTTGTTAAAGgctgaaaaatgtataattccTGTTCCTTATTTTATAAGGAATTGATGTTCCTTATTAGTGTTCCTTCTATTcttctgttttccatttttaagtGTTTGGGACCGTCTGGAAAATAAGATGACGCATCTCAAGGTTCTATCCTTCGTTAACAAATTTCGGATAATTCTTGAACAACTCATATTGTGAGGCGCAGATAATACTTGTTGAAATATCAAGTTTTGCCAGTGTATTGTTCTTGTACGTATGATCTGTTTCAAATCACTCAACGGACCTTCCATAAGAGATGTTATAAGACCTCGTCCAGATTCAGACTGTTAAAATACTGTTTACATATGAAACAAATTAACAATTCGGCCATAGAAAACTCCTGCTACAGCTGTGTGGGGACATTTCAGTGCATCAACAGTGCAGATTTCCCCTGAAATGCACCATCTACTCCTCTTACATCCATTTCTCTTCCACGTTTCCACCTTTCCTTATTCAAcaaggtgtgcgtgtgtgtaagaaGTAGGTGTGGGTTAAAGCTATCCCTTGTGCATTAATGAGACCTTGTGTTCCACGGTAGATTTCCTCACCTCGAGCTTGATTGAAGCAGTGCTCTCGCAATTTCAAaacccctctgtctctctctctctctctctagtcaTGCCAACACCTTCACTGgaccccctctccctctctctttctctctcccatggTGATGGGTGgagcacacacagagcgagTGGGGGGCTTAACCTGGACGTGGAAGGAATATTGGATGCCAGTGTGACAGATTACAGTGGTAATAGACACCCAGGCCAAATACTCACAGGGATTAcaatcatattttcatatgGCTCAGGGTCAGCCGGAGGTCGAGCGGCCTGGACCATGGTCAACAAGGCGACAGGGGActcaaaaccacacacacacacacacacacacacacacacacacacacacacacacacacacacacacacacacacacacacacacacacacacacacacacacacacacacacacacacacacacacacacacacacacacacacacacacacacacacacacacaccagtttctACTGCCAGTTTTGTCTGGGATCAGGCCGGGTTAAgcatatattttaatttcaattaaagcattaaataaattaataatttagcCTGCTAGCCTGCCTCTTCCTAACTGTGACAAAATCTACCATGACTCCTCAAGCACTATATGTCACGGAATATTCTCACatacaattaaaataatgagGAAGACTCACACTCCCGTCGAAACGCACAGTTACACAAGTATCATTGATGCTCCAACAGTCCTCATCAGCTTGACGTGGACTGTGGACTGTGGACTGACAACTCAAAGTTCAGCGCATGAATGATGCTGATTAGTGGcaccgcggggggggggaaatccctTAGAGATCTGAGGCAGCGAGCTGCACCGTTCAGCCATCGTAAGCACCACAGTGCGAGTCGCCCGGTCGACCGAGGGGAAGTTATGAGGCGAGGCGTAAATGTCCTCGTGTTGCGTTCAGCGTGATCAGCGGTGGCGATTTCCAAGATTCATGAGCCCTAAAACAATAGCGAGAAAGGCCTTCAGCACTCAGCCTCTGCACATTCGCGGgatataaaaacaattttataTTCCATTATCTTTTATGTGGCAAGCCCCACCGTGTGCCGTGATATGGTCTGGAGGACAGGACGACATCCCCTGCTTAGGAGATGGTATATTTGCGAGAGCTGGGCCAGTACACTCATCGAGAGCTACAGCCGAAGTTGTTCGATGGCTGTAAGTATTCCTTTAGCACGGGCAGTTAACTTGACAGGTTAATGGTACAGTACAATGGCACTAACAGTTAACAGTTGTGTGTTAAGGAAACGCATTAATGCAGCACAAAACATGCAGTCCACTGCATCTTATTCTAGGTAATcatatcatttttgtttgagaaaaatgtaaataataagtTGTTTTCTAATGCGAAAAGACCTCATGGTTTTCAAGGTAAAAGGTGAAAGATGTCTGGCAGCATCAAACTCGTtgatacaatatttaaaattccACTCTGCGAGGtcctgtactgtgtgtgtgtgtgtgtgtgtgtgtgtgtggggttaaacaaataaattaaaaaaaacttgtttagGTGTAGTGATAAAAGatattaaagggcccatattatgcaaCCGCGACCGAACGCCGTAAGCCGGGAGCCTCTACCGACccccggcagccgcgaccgaacgccacaagccgggagccgcaagccggcagccgcgaccgaccgccggcagccgcgaccgaacgccgtaagccggcagccgcgaccgaacgccgtAAGCCGGGAGCCGCtaccgaccgccggcagccgcgactgaccgccgcaagccggcagccgcgaccgaacggCGTAAGCCGGCAAGctggcagccgcgaccgaacgccgcaagccgggagccgcaagccggcagccgcaagaAAATGATGGATcgacgcgatctgtttttccgcacttcaaggggggaggtgctgctcaggttgggggcgtggtcgccctAGTAGCagagtcaacttacgtcacttgaagcccgggctgtgaatggctcgtttacagaccgtctgcacgatcaacccaaaccacgaatcaacgactcattgttttcttttcattctccgtgggctggcagacaccccagataaccaaatatatgtggaggcaggctgaaaaggtgcctggagcataatatgacccctttaagAACTTAATAGAATAATAGTATAAACATAAATAGGCCAAAACCACAAAGCCAATAAGCACCATTCATGTTAAGACTGCTCTGGTCACTTGATATTTTCAAACACTCTCAACCAAAACATGTacactactattattattattactttgttttCAAATATTGTCTCCTTACAAAAGGTTGTTTGACTACGCTGTAATCTCTTCTCACCCCCTGGCGGCAATGAATTGtctgtgaggaaaataaaatgttggcAGCACAttgaaatggaagaagaagaagtttttaCCATGCAAATTCAATCCTAAAATAGAAATGAAGCATTATTAATTCATGAGTAACTCCGACAGAAAAGTTAAATAGTAATAATTTTTGGGTTGAGTGGTGTCTGGAGCTGGTCGCAGACACTTGGATTATGCATAATGcttattaaataaaactgaGTCATACAGTGAACTTAACTGCTCATCTtccacatatacagtatatttggttctttgtacttttaaaaCATTCTCCGGACTGCTGCTTCACCAGGAACACATCACTGTTATTTTGCACCGCAGTCACGGGAAGTGTCATTCATCTCTTCTGAAGACGTGATCCTACTGTACAATGAGCCGATACACCGGGGGCACAATCGATCTGCTGGCTGCTGCAGTGCTACATCTCTCAATCAAAGTGTCCCGTCAGATAACAGCAAGACTTTGGCAGTTTCCACTGTACAATAAGACGGGCCTGTGGCCATGATCACCCCCCGATCTTTTATCTGAGAAATCCCCCCAGGAGCTGACATCATGTCACAGGGGCTACATCACACTCTCACTGCCGCTccatcccccaccccccgtTCCTCCCCGACACCATCTCCCCATCCGCTAGTATTTTTAATGGCATAATAATGCCACATATCATGTGTAGCAGCCCTCCAGAGAGACATGCACCAGTGTCACATCGACTAAGCTAAGAGGCTAGCCCCAACGCAAGGAGCGGCCCCACTTTGCCCCACGGACACAAACCTCAAACTCGTGCAAGAATGAGACCGCCTCACAAATCTGTGCGCGGGCATCTCCTTCTAACACTGCTTGCCTAACTAGCACTCGCACTGCAAGCGTCCCTAAAGGTGGATACAAACAATAGTTGCTATCTTTCACAGGCATTGcaatttttatttccaaatgtatatttttaacctttatttactTAATCGATGGcacaccagctgcagcagcagatataTATCCACGCCCATACTGAAATGAAATGCCTCTACAGGATGAATCCTAATCACGTGTGTGTGATCCCCCGACTTCTCGTCTAGCCCCACCAACAGGTGAAATCTTTCACCTATCTAGTGCAACACATATACAGACATTCATAGTCCCCTGATGATGCGTGACAATGGCCGTGGCGCACCGCTGACTGCTGACGTTTGTAGTTTGGACGAAACGTCAAAACAACTATTGATAAAACGTGCATTTAGATGACTTTGGTTTTTCCCTTAATTTTCCATTTAGTTCCGTTAGTTTAATTGGTCCATCAGGTTGCTTTATAGCTGTACAACATCTTACACTAAAATGGTGGACACCGTAAGCCTGCTTAACAACATGTGAGCATCGTCTGCTACAAGCATCGCTGTAGGGCAGTTACACAGATCCACACTGTGAGACACAAGAGGTTTGGACAGGGGGTGGAAGAGGACACGTGAA
This window of the Scophthalmus maximus strain ysfricsl-2021 chromosome 21, ASM2237912v1, whole genome shotgun sequence genome carries:
- the ntng1a gene encoding netrin-G1 isoform X10, which produces MRFHLALTLQALWTGVCQAAMQHYPAAWGHYDVCKSQVYTDEGLTWDYMACQPEAADMTQFLKVTLDPPNITCGDPPETYCALENPYMCNNECDATTEELAHPPELMFDTEGRNPTTFWQSTSWKKYPKALLVNITLSWNKTIELTDDIVLTFESGRPEQMVLEKSLDYGRTWQPYQFYATDCLDAFTMEPKTVQDLTQHTLLDIICTEDYSRGYVWKYDKTVRFEIKDRFALFAGPRLHNMASLYGQLDTTKNLRDFFTITDLRVRLLRPATGATMVDENNLSRYFYAISDIKVQGRCKCNLHANSCVFDKEKLSCECEHNTTGPDCGRCKRNYQGRAWSAGSYLPIPKGTANICIPNNIGPVIRPNVSSLGVANRKEVAPQVALSTAPSVHVANSKRGGHYRAQVSGVSTRLFVGRWLQIPGV